The genomic window ACTCGGATACGAAGAGCCCCAGACGACGCCGTCCGGCGGCCGGGTATGGCTGCGCACGAACAAGGTCCCCCTGCTCGATTCCGAAGGCAGGATCAAAGGCGTCCTCGGGACTTACGAAGATATTACTGAGAGTAAGCGTATCGAGGAAATGCTGCGGGTTTCCGAAACCAAGTACAGAATAGTCGCCGACAACACGCACGACTGGGAATACTGGATGAGTCCCGAGGGCCGGTTCCTGTACATTTCTCCGTCCTGTGAAAGGATCACCGGCTACCCGGCGGGCGCGTTCGAGGCGGATCCCCGGTTGCTTTCCCGCATCGTTCACCCCGACGACGTCAACCGTTTCAACGCCCACGTGGCCATGGATCGGACGGCGCATACACGACACGGGCTGGAGTTCCGCATCATCAATCGGGATGGGGCGACGCGGTGGATCGGACACCTCTGCCAACCGGTGTTCGATGAAAAGGACTGCTTTATGGGCCGCCGCGGGAGCAACCGCGACATCACCGACCGAAAGCTGGCGGAGGAAGCGCTTCAGGACAGTGCGGAAAAACTGAAGCTGTTCGCCTATTCCGTCGCCCACGATCTCAAGAGTCCGGCGATCGGCATCTATGGCCTGACAAAACGACTGAACAGGAATTACAGGAGCCTCCTCGACGAAAAAGGGAAGGTCTGTTGCGATCAGATCCTGAGGACTTCGGAGCACATCGCTGCCCTGGTCGACAAGATCAATGTCTACATAGCGACGAAGGAAGCCCCCCTTGCCATTGAAGAAATCAACATTGCGGAAATCATCAGGATGCTGAGGGACGAGTTCTCCGCGCAACTGAGCCTGCGCCGCATAGACTGGCTCGAACCCGAGGCCCGGATTGAAATCAGGGCGGATCGCGTGGCCATGCTGAGGGCCTTCAGGAATTTCGTCGACAACTCATTGAAATACGGAGGGGAAAAGCTGAGCACGATCCAGACCGGGTATGAGGAATCGGAGGATTTCCACATCTTTTCATTCAGCGATAACGGAAAAGGTTTGAAAGAGGGGGATGCCGAAAGAATCTTCGGGGCGTTTCAACGGAATCCGGCCTCGAAAGGAGTCGAGGGGGCGGGATTGGGCCTCGCCATCGTGAAGGAAATAGCGGCGCAACACAGCGGCCGGGTGTGGGTGGAACCGAGGGCGAAAAGGGGAATCACGTTCTGCATGTCCATCTCCAAGAACCTGTAAGCCGAAGCACCGCCAAGTGCACATCCGGGGGCCGGACCCGGTACCCATGGGGGCTGCCGGAGGGGGGCTCCCCCGTATGGACATTACCCGTCTTGCCCGGTCTGACACACTTCCCTGCGAACAACCATCAAAACCGTCTTCCTATCAAATGAAAGGCGGTCCGTGTGCTGCGGGATGTCGGGAACCTCATGCCGGACAGAGAGTCGGACGTGTCGTGCAAACCCCGCGCCTTTCTCATGCGCGCAGCGTTGCGGCGAGCCTCAACGGATGGATGACCAGATCCAGGGCATCGAGTATGTCGGTCGTCACGACATCCGCGGAAAGAACGGCACGGCTGAAGGCGCCCTCGGACTGAATCACCGCGATTCCCAGGGCGGCCTCCCCGAGCATCAGCGTGTCATTTCGCCCGTTCCCGACGCAGACCACTCCCTCGCATCCCAGCCGCCGTACATAATCCACCTTGGCCTGCGCCTGATTGCCGGGCGGTATGACGTAAAGCCGGCAAACGGCCTCCGAGAGCTCGCTGCGAACGCTTCCGAAGGTGTCGGCCGTGAGGACGTGAATGTCCAGGGACTGCGAAAGAACCTCCAGGCGCTCTTTCACTCCATCGATCAACCGGCCGCTGGCCGCGATCGTTCCATTGTAATCCAGGACCAGGTCCGATAAGTGCAAGGGCTCACAGCCGGGGATCTCAATTTTCAGCATACTCGCGCGATCCTCTCTGAACTCGGGAACGGAAGCCGGGATGGGACGGAGTGGAGCATGCGGCACTGTGTCCATCCCGCCGCCGGTCCTGTGTCCCGGTTCCGTCCCGCTAGAAGGCATCCTCGACAAGCCTCTGGAACTCGTTCAGGTCTTGCAGGTGCTGATGGTCCAATTCCCGAACAATCCGGCCCTCCCTGAGAACGCAGACCCTGTCGGCCAGTCGTCGCGTTTGACTCAGGCTGTGAGAGACGGCCAGGATGGTGTAGCGCTTCTTCAGCCTTGTCAGAAGCTCTTCTATCTTTTCGGTGGCCTTGAAGTCAAGGGAGGCCGTCGGCTCATCGAGGAGGAGAATCTGCGGCTCGAGCGCCAGGACCCTTGCAAGGCACAGTCGCTGCTGCTGCCCGCCTGAAAGAGTGGACGCATCGGCGTGCAGCCTGTCTTTGACCTCATCCCACAACGAGACTTCACGCAGAGCCCATTCCACTCTCTCGGAGAGCCTCGCGCCGTCCAGGCCTAGCGTCACCTTGAGTGGCATGGCCAGGTTCTTCCTCGTTGAAAAGGGAAGAACGCTCGGGGTCTGGAAAACCATTCCGACGTTCCTGCGCAGATCCGGGAGGGGAACGAAGTCCCGGTAGATGTCCCCATCCCTGCCGTTGAGGCGAAGCTCCACGGAACCTTCGGTTCGGCAGTTGGGGAAGCATTCGTTCAGCCGGTTGACGGCCCGCAGAAGGGTTGTTTTTCCCGACCCGGAAGGGCCGACGATCACGATGATCCGGCCGGGGCAGGCAGTGAAGCTGATCCGATCCAGAACGGTTCTCTCCGAAAACCGAACCGAAAGACCCCGTATGGTCACGGAAGGTTCCACCTGTTGGTCGATCACGTTGTTTTCCATCGTTTTTCGAGGCTTCTTTGAAGAAAAGACGCGACGGCAAAAAGGCTGCCCGTCATGAGCAGGAGCACCAGGGCCATGCCGAAACCCTGATCCAGTTCCTGGACGCTCCGGTGCTCGGCCGCCAGGGTGTATATGCGGAAGGGCAGCGCCTCGAACTTGTCCCACAGGCTGGCGGGAAGGCCGGCGCGCGCCACGACGCCGGTCAGCATGATAACGGCCGTGTCCTCGGACGCTCTCCCCAGGGCGAGGATGGCGCCGCTCAGGATTCCCCGGCTTGCCGACGGCAACAGCACGTGTCGGACGTGGTGCCAACGGGTAAGCCCCAGGCTCGGACCAAGCAGCCTGAGGTGCTCGGGTATGGCTTCCATGGCCGTCTGCGTCGTTCGAATCACGTAGGGCAGGATGAGCAGCGCGATACAAACCGCCGC from Syntrophobacter fumaroxidans MPOB includes these protein-coding regions:
- a CDS encoding PAS domain S-box protein; its protein translation is MQDEEKSREQLIRELEEMRRRLGRQDKELAELKGMEEALRESAGRYRQMAENIREVFWMADLQESRMLYISPAYEGVWGRTCDSLYANPTSWMEGIHPADRERVDELLAQRASGGYSVEYRVVRPDGSVRWVLDRGFPISDAAGTPYRIAGIAEDITDRKNVEAELHEYRDRLEDLVKERTADLARANEQLTHEIEERKKAEQKLRESQQMLQSVLDTIPVRVFWKDFDSNYLGCNGPFARDAGLQSPEEIVGKNDLVMIWADLAELYRADDRMVMETGRPKLGYEEPQTTPSGGRVWLRTNKVPLLDSEGRIKGVLGTYEDITESKRIEEMLRVSETKYRIVADNTHDWEYWMSPEGRFLYISPSCERITGYPAGAFEADPRLLSRIVHPDDVNRFNAHVAMDRTAHTRHGLEFRIINRDGATRWIGHLCQPVFDEKDCFMGRRGSNRDITDRKLAEEALQDSAEKLKLFAYSVAHDLKSPAIGIYGLTKRLNRNYRSLLDEKGKVCCDQILRTSEHIAALVDKINVYIATKEAPLAIEEINIAEIIRMLRDEFSAQLSLRRIDWLEPEARIEIRADRVAMLRAFRNFVDNSLKYGGEKLSTIQTGYEESEDFHIFSFSDNGKGLKEGDAERIFGAFQRNPASKGVEGAGLGLAIVKEIAAQHSGRVWVEPRAKRGITFCMSISKNL
- a CDS encoding HAD family hydrolase, giving the protein MLKIEIPGCEPLHLSDLVLDYNGTIAASGRLIDGVKERLEVLSQSLDIHVLTADTFGSVRSELSEAVCRLYVIPPGNQAQAKVDYVRRLGCEGVVCVGNGRNDTLMLGEAALGIAVIQSEGAFSRAVLSADVVTTDILDALDLVIHPLRLAATLRA
- a CDS encoding phosphate ABC transporter ATP-binding protein — encoded protein: MENNVIDQQVEPSVTIRGLSVRFSERTVLDRISFTACPGRIIVIVGPSGSGKTTLLRAVNRLNECFPNCRTEGSVELRLNGRDGDIYRDFVPLPDLRRNVGMVFQTPSVLPFSTRKNLAMPLKVTLGLDGARLSERVEWALREVSLWDEVKDRLHADASTLSGGQQQRLCLARVLALEPQILLLDEPTASLDFKATEKIEELLTRLKKRYTILAVSHSLSQTRRLADRVCVLREGRIVRELDHQHLQDLNEFQRLVEDAF
- the pstA gene encoding phosphate ABC transporter permease PstA, giving the protein MKTAADLLLTAYAWFCAIAVFLATSFLLGFLFKRGMGVMHPSLFFGDTPWFSALLGASPVFEGIWPALVGTLALVLVSSVMAIPVGIASGIYLSEYASARVRSMLGFAVDVLSGTPSIVMGLFGFTMILFLRKTALPQARPSLFLAAVCIALLILPYVIRTTQTAMEAIPEHLRLLGPSLGLTRWHHVRHVLLPSASRGILSGAILALGRASEDTAVIMLTGVVARAGLPASLWDKFEALPFRIYTLAAEHRSVQELDQGFGMALVLLLMTGSLFAVASFLQRSLEKRWKTT